One genomic window of Solanum stenotomum isolate F172 chromosome 9, ASM1918654v1, whole genome shotgun sequence includes the following:
- the LOC125877907 gene encoding mediator of RNA polymerase II transcription subunit 28-like — MADRHSVDQHQNIEPQINSPTSRDDMTAFVVALEAALLPCLPARELQAIDRSAHPYHQIDVERHARDFMEAAKKLQLNLVGLQREDLPTRPEMLRKEIEKMEEELETKTDLIAKQERLIQGWRKDLKDQLDKHIMELEKV; from the exons ATGGCTGACAGACATTCGGTTGATCAACATCAAAATATTGAACCACAGATAAATTCTCCTACTTCAAGGGATGACATGACCGCCTTTGTAGTTGCATTAGAAGCTGCCTTACTACCCTGTTTGCCGGCACGAGAACTCCAGGCAATAGACCGTTCAGCTCATCCATATCATCAGA TCGATGTTGAGAGACATGCTAGAGATTTCATGGAAGCTGCAAAAAAACTTCAACTTAATTTAGTTGGGTTGCAACGTGAAGATCTGCCCACAAGGCCAGAGATGCTTCGGAAG GAGATAGAGAAGATGGAAGAAGAGTTGGAAACAAAAACTGATCTCATAGCTAAACAAGAGAGATTGATCCAAGGATGGAGGAAGGACTTAAAGGACCAACTAGATAAACACATCATGGAGTTAGAAAAGGTGTAA